The Sorangiineae bacterium MSr11367 genome window below encodes:
- a CDS encoding MBL fold metallo-hydrolase — translation MHRHALRIASLVPCFAACLALGGCFASRAIGRNLAASHEPKKVEHKIREPRRNDARLAVLWVGHATVLVQMDDAFILTDPVFTNSVGEVSPRLVEPGIDARDLPPLAAVVISHMHFDHLSYDSLDMIQHKTKVALLPPGVRAIVPRYAFETRELDRWESYDASGVRITAVPVRHVGGRWGIDQAWRPRAFTGYVFEYHGLSVYFGGDTAFDRAHFEATRTRFPNLSLALLPICPTAPRDFMRRTHMDSIEALDAFALLGAARMVPIHFDTFINSDDAPGDCPRFLRHHMHERGLDDDRVSILNIGEQRVFLAK, via the coding sequence ATGCACCGACACGCTCTTCGCATCGCTTCGCTCGTTCCATGTTTCGCGGCATGTCTCGCACTCGGCGGATGCTTTGCCTCGCGCGCCATCGGCCGCAACCTCGCGGCATCGCACGAGCCGAAGAAGGTCGAACACAAGATCCGCGAGCCGCGGCGGAACGATGCGCGGCTGGCCGTGCTCTGGGTTGGACATGCCACGGTCCTCGTGCAGATGGACGATGCGTTCATCCTCACCGATCCGGTATTCACCAACTCGGTGGGCGAGGTGTCACCCCGGCTCGTCGAACCGGGGATCGATGCGCGCGATCTCCCTCCGCTCGCCGCGGTGGTCATCTCGCACATGCACTTCGATCACCTGTCGTACGACTCACTCGACATGATCCAGCACAAGACGAAGGTCGCGCTGCTGCCGCCGGGCGTGCGCGCCATCGTCCCGCGCTATGCCTTCGAGACGCGCGAGCTCGATCGGTGGGAGTCGTACGACGCGAGCGGGGTGCGCATCACCGCCGTGCCGGTGCGGCACGTGGGCGGACGCTGGGGCATCGATCAGGCATGGCGCCCGCGCGCCTTCACCGGGTACGTCTTCGAGTACCACGGGCTCTCCGTGTACTTCGGCGGCGACACCGCCTTCGACCGTGCGCACTTCGAAGCAACGCGCACGCGCTTTCCCAATCTTTCGCTCGCCCTGCTGCCCATCTGCCCGACGGCTCCGCGCGACTTCATGCGCCGCACGCACATGGATAGCATCGAGGCGCTCGACGCGTTCGCCCTGCTCGGCGCGGCGCGCATGGTGCCGATTCATTTCGACACGTTCATCAACTCCGACGATGCACCCGGCGACTGCCCGCGTTTCCTACGCCACCACATGCACGAGCGCGGGCTCGACGACGACCGCGTCTCCATCTTGAACATCGGCGAGCAGCGCGTCTTTCTCGCCAAGTAG
- a CDS encoding MBL fold metallo-hydrolase, whose product MITNEQSRTRIDEVQAGIYRISTPVIAAEGGFSFNQYLIVDDDPVLFHTGPRGMFGLTAEAIGKVLPVEKLRYVGFSHYENDECGALNAFLAKAPHAQPLCGTINAMINTDAFDRPPRALGDGESLGVGRRTLVWFDAPHLPHAWECGYLFEKESSTLFCGDLFTQGGSEHPPVTTGDILESSEAMRKGLDYYAHTPKGGALLDKLLACRPALLACMHGSAYRGDGAALLLALKERLRPVIVPA is encoded by the coding sequence ATGATCACGAACGAGCAGTCGCGCACGCGCATCGACGAGGTACAGGCGGGCATCTACCGCATCAGCACACCGGTCATCGCCGCAGAGGGGGGATTCAGCTTCAACCAATACCTCATCGTGGACGACGACCCGGTGCTCTTTCATACCGGCCCGCGTGGCATGTTCGGGCTCACGGCGGAGGCCATTGGCAAAGTATTGCCGGTGGAGAAACTGCGTTATGTCGGCTTTTCACATTACGAAAATGACGAATGCGGCGCGCTCAATGCTTTTCTCGCCAAGGCACCGCACGCGCAGCCTCTTTGCGGCACCATCAATGCAATGATCAACACCGACGCATTCGACCGCCCGCCGCGTGCACTCGGCGATGGTGAATCGCTCGGCGTGGGCCGACGCACGCTCGTGTGGTTCGACGCGCCGCACCTTCCGCACGCGTGGGAATGTGGATATCTCTTCGAGAAGGAGAGTTCGACGCTGTTTTGCGGTGACCTTTTCACGCAAGGCGGCTCGGAGCATCCGCCGGTGACCACGGGCGATATTCTCGAATCGAGCGAGGCAATGCGCAAAGGGCTAGATTACTACGCACATACACCGAAGGGTGGCGCCCTCCTCGACAAGCTGTTGGCATGCCGCCCGGCGCTCTTGGCGTGCATGCATGGCAGTGCCTATCGAGGTGATGGTGCAGCGCTGCTTCTCGCATTGAAAGAACGTTTGCGTCCGGTTATCGTTCCAGCATGA
- a CDS encoding EthD family reductase yields MIRFSVFYPAKEGQTFNLEYYKNTHMPLAGKLLEPVRYEVDKGLSGGAPGSPAPFVAACHFYFESLEYFGARISVHRPALQADMVNYTTIEPIVQISEIV; encoded by the coding sequence ATGATCCGATTCTCCGTCTTTTATCCGGCCAAGGAAGGTCAGACCTTCAACCTCGAGTACTACAAGAACACGCACATGCCGCTCGCAGGCAAACTGCTCGAGCCCGTGCGTTACGAAGTCGACAAGGGCCTGTCGGGCGGCGCACCGGGGAGCCCGGCTCCCTTTGTCGCGGCGTGTCACTTCTACTTCGAATCGCTGGAGTACTTCGGGGCGCGCATCTCCGTGCATCGCCCGGCCCTGCAAGCCGACATGGTCAATTACACGACCATCGAGCCGATCGTGCAGATTAGCGAGATCGTGTAG
- a CDS encoding DoxX family protein gives MGKLQKPYASRLDAALFLLRGIAAIAFFYHGSQKLFGWFEGSGLSGFASYLESLRMPLPYVAACLAAVSEIVGALVLLAGRAFWALGPLVVTMLVAALTSGRHGYDVQHGGAEYPMTMVVLLIALVLAGPGSFVPARSWQGGAR, from the coding sequence ATGGGCAAACTTCAGAAACCGTACGCCAGTCGATTGGATGCGGCCCTCTTCCTACTTCGCGGCATCGCGGCCATTGCGTTCTTCTACCATGGGAGCCAAAAGCTCTTTGGCTGGTTCGAGGGAAGCGGATTGTCGGGGTTCGCTTCGTACCTCGAGAGCTTGCGCATGCCGCTGCCTTACGTTGCGGCTTGCCTTGCGGCGGTGAGCGAAATCGTGGGGGCGCTCGTCCTGCTCGCGGGACGCGCGTTCTGGGCGCTCGGCCCGCTCGTCGTGACGATGCTCGTCGCGGCGCTGACGTCGGGAAGGCATGGCTACGACGTGCAACACGGTGGGGCCGAATACCCGATGACGATGGTCGTGCTCTTGATTGCGCTGGTTCTCGCGGGGCCGGGCTCCTTCGTGCCGGCGCGCTCATGGCAAGGCGGTGCGCGATGA
- the vgrG gene encoding type VI secretion system tip protein VgrG: MANTGNVANIFGTFHEDLAFQLGVTDLDANLLRVASFRAVEDLSTLFRYTIVVGTDPEAVPQLEEALGRDATFVIERDGKPVRRVNGIVTNVSPDGAFIGKSQARVVFTLEPRMANLRYSGGFRIFQDKAVHEIIEELCKPEQIECLWYVRPVPQKRTYCTQFDESDFEFIARLASEEGMHFFFKHEEQKTSLVFVNEPKGYEEIEPDLSVSFNETQGAVSEEHVRSIERTQRIRIGAFEHRDYNFLEPGKSLVARAETPGKETTGNSHKREWRDYPGRFIDKDGIGVPLAQQRLDEVRSDAAMLFGRAYSVRFAAGSTFTLTGHRDDGFNRALLLTRIELEGTVQGAIHDAGGFRGSLGLTSFVAIPAELPIRPARVSKPHSRIQSARVVGPKDGDPFVDDRGRVKVQFFWDRDGKFDEKSSCWIRMMTPVAHADEGFWQAHKVGSEVIVGFIDDDIDRPLIMGAVYNTVQPQPHPLPAEVAKSTWKTKSIPGNAGFNEITQDNTAGRENLFMHAQKDRTTVVLHNHIETVGANQTSTIGANQTVTVGANQSISVGAARTVTVGAAHSVTVTADETNTVHGKRTETVDTGEEVTIKAGRTHTVETGDDKVEVKAGDRNEVFNLNRDVKVTLADSLKAQSKSEDVATTYVSKAGAMMHIHRDGAEQLLLMGGSAKLSTTFASITLAKNKIVLQVGGSSISLAQDGTIELKASQKIVSSVAGSSVTVDPSKSAVAGASVEVNAIGQAKIQGAVVKIN; encoded by the coding sequence ATGGCCAACACTGGCAACGTCGCGAACATTTTCGGCACCTTCCACGAAGACCTTGCGTTCCAGCTTGGCGTCACCGACCTGGACGCCAATCTTCTACGGGTCGCTTCGTTTCGCGCAGTCGAGGACCTCTCCACCCTGTTTCGCTATACCATCGTGGTAGGCACCGATCCCGAGGCGGTCCCGCAGCTCGAGGAAGCGCTCGGACGTGATGCGACGTTCGTGATCGAACGCGATGGAAAGCCCGTTCGTCGCGTGAACGGAATCGTTACGAATGTGAGCCCTGACGGCGCGTTCATCGGAAAAAGTCAGGCGCGAGTCGTATTCACCCTCGAGCCGCGCATGGCGAACCTTCGCTACAGTGGCGGATTCCGAATATTTCAGGACAAGGCCGTACACGAAATCATCGAGGAGCTTTGCAAGCCCGAACAGATCGAGTGCCTGTGGTACGTGCGGCCCGTACCGCAGAAGCGCACGTATTGCACGCAATTCGACGAAAGCGACTTCGAGTTCATCGCTCGCCTGGCCAGCGAAGAGGGCATGCACTTCTTCTTCAAACACGAGGAACAGAAGACGTCGCTCGTGTTCGTGAATGAGCCAAAGGGGTACGAGGAAATCGAGCCCGATCTTTCGGTCTCGTTCAACGAGACGCAGGGTGCGGTCAGCGAGGAGCACGTACGCAGCATTGAGCGCACGCAACGGATTCGCATTGGCGCCTTCGAGCACCGCGATTACAACTTCCTCGAACCCGGCAAATCCCTCGTGGCACGTGCGGAAACACCGGGCAAAGAGACCACGGGCAACTCACACAAGCGCGAATGGCGCGATTACCCCGGCAGATTCATCGACAAAGACGGTATTGGAGTGCCACTCGCCCAGCAACGGCTCGACGAAGTGCGCTCGGACGCGGCCATGCTCTTCGGAAGGGCGTACTCAGTCCGATTCGCGGCAGGCAGCACCTTTACGTTAACCGGGCATCGCGATGACGGATTCAATCGCGCTTTGCTGCTGACCCGGATCGAATTGGAAGGCACGGTGCAAGGCGCAATTCACGATGCCGGCGGATTTCGCGGGTCGCTTGGACTCACGTCGTTCGTGGCCATTCCGGCCGAGCTCCCGATTCGCCCCGCTCGCGTCTCGAAACCACACAGCCGCATTCAAAGCGCGCGTGTGGTGGGCCCAAAAGATGGCGATCCCTTCGTAGACGACCGCGGGCGCGTGAAGGTGCAATTCTTCTGGGACCGCGACGGAAAATTCGACGAGAAGAGCTCTTGCTGGATCCGAATGATGACGCCCGTCGCGCATGCCGATGAGGGCTTCTGGCAAGCCCACAAAGTCGGATCGGAGGTCATCGTCGGGTTCATCGATGATGACATCGACCGGCCGCTCATCATGGGTGCCGTTTACAATACGGTGCAACCGCAGCCACACCCTCTGCCCGCGGAAGTTGCAAAAAGCACGTGGAAGACGAAAAGCATTCCAGGCAATGCCGGGTTCAACGAGATTACCCAAGACAACACGGCAGGCCGAGAGAACCTTTTCATGCATGCTCAGAAAGACCGAACGACTGTGGTCCTCCACAACCACATCGAGACGGTGGGGGCCAATCAAACGTCCACCATTGGCGCGAATCAAACGGTCACGGTGGGGGCCAACCAGAGCATCTCCGTCGGTGCCGCGCGCACCGTGACGGTCGGCGCGGCCCACTCGGTGACGGTCACCGCCGACGAGACCAACACGGTACACGGCAAGCGAACGGAGACGGTGGACACCGGAGAAGAGGTAACCATCAAAGCTGGGCGGACCCACACGGTAGAAACCGGTGATGACAAGGTGGAGGTCAAGGCGGGAGACCGAAATGAGGTTTTCAACCTCAATCGAGACGTCAAGGTTACCTTGGCTGATTCGTTGAAAGCACAATCGAAGAGCGAAGACGTCGCAACGACGTACGTCTCCAAGGCCGGCGCCATGATGCATATTCATCGCGATGGTGCGGAGCAGTTGCTGCTCATGGGCGGCTCGGCCAAGCTCTCGACCACGTTTGCGAGCATCACGCTGGCGAAGAACAAGATCGTGCTTCAAGTGGGCGGTTCTTCTATTTCTCTCGCGCAAGACGGGACCATCGAGCTGAAGGCGTCGCAGAAGATCGTCAGCTCCGTAGCCGGTAGCAGCGTCACCGTCGATCCGAGCAAGTCAGCAGTCGCGGGCGCGTCGGTCGAGGTCAATGCCATCGGCCAGGCGAAGATCCAGGGCGCCGTCGTCAAGATCAACTGA
- a CDS encoding DUF6531 domain-containing protein, translating into MLGSKFMDIVLGIDRHIEIVPTPAGPVPTPMPNVFFGVIFDPAQLASLALADCPAVAVVAMALDPIGAVVNIAADAIEGTGGGLVLINGVPATNTMTTVSNRYGIPHIVIPPGTMFVVSGKPMHIGDAVYNLGSSSVWFSGRRAVRTLIDPAFTCSEPVRLPTGITMPVPLGAPVVIGGWPMPDLQAMVSRTIRNAVTGRIKKAISKPLGKLVGRIPNQRLRQLLATYKCFVTGDPVDVATGRMFTSATDFDLPGPMPLTFEREYSSAVSDRDGVLGHGWCHSLDEEAWIERGRVVYRGGDGREIQFDTIDLPGRQIRVGDSLYEPVNRLWLSCVQDGFDVTTAQGEVHQLRPVQGDRWAGRFRLSRILSRDGHAIEIDYDERACLEWVRDSEGRVLRFEHDQQGRLAQVWLPHPSAPGFVPHVRYEYSPDGNLLAVHDALGNTERYEYSGHLMVRRTDRTGLSFYFGYDGLDASACCVRTWGDGGIYDHELVYDKERRKTVVTNSLGAMTLYEMNEALFVVKVTDAQGGVMELAYDDQLRQVREVEPSGEVTEWEYDARGNCVRVVEPGGFARRMAFDQRDQCISVVDSLGAEHALAYDNYGRVVTLVDPLGQVTTLDYERGRLSYLRTPDGRETRLAYDSERRLETVTLSNGATMTRQFDALGRLLEARDARGGVRRFAYTALGDVTAVMDPLGLVSEYRYDGERNLVEARDPSRQLRLTYSGFHRVAAREEAGTRVTFAYDTEQRLTAIVNEAGERHEFELDVLGNVHKETGFDGSTRTYLRDKSGRVTETLHPSGRSSKGVYDVAGRLVEVTHSDGTFAKFQYDGFGRLVEAVNESSHVKLERDRLGRVVRESQDGGQTWVRSAYGSAGDRTRLESDLGAYQAIELDALGDVVALAHGSRQPAAGRLRFQRDVAGLETARELAGGIRVEWALDAEGRPSERRTTRHAPGEDAVSSSQRGSWAPLWRAAGDVESLDARSYLWRGRDQLDAVVSASTGPTFYDHDARGRLVRERRPAEQRVVERAMDVVGNVYRSADGSDRRYGKGGRIEHADGIQYEHDADGNLLKRLEVDGQAWLYRWNGHGLLAEVERPDGTRVRLEYDALGRRTKKAVVAVSGGAAAAKETRFVWDGDTVLHELDAKKPPTTWYWEPGTFTPVMKEQASKRWCIASDHLGTPIEMYDELGEIAWKMQLDTVGVPSFEIGKAEDCPWRWPGQYDDPELELAYNRWRYFSRHIVGFISDDPLGIQGGMRLCAYPADPSMWIDPLGLTEWFIRYVSEEEAKQSASNLKGDDNLHPRPHGNTTGRGPKWISEEQGEHRLASQGPWRLRIAAKDGTTAWLRSLGVNFDDLANEKAAPKRVINKSNERGSHGVGVDLLAQLNDNITKITATAVDNGKNKGKNKKKGGC; encoded by the coding sequence ATGCTCGGCTCCAAGTTCATGGACATCGTGCTGGGGATCGACCGGCACATCGAGATTGTGCCGACACCGGCGGGCCCGGTGCCTACGCCCATGCCGAACGTGTTTTTCGGCGTGATCTTCGACCCAGCGCAGCTCGCGAGCCTGGCGCTTGCCGATTGTCCTGCGGTCGCAGTCGTGGCCATGGCGCTCGATCCGATCGGAGCGGTCGTGAACATCGCCGCCGATGCGATCGAGGGCACCGGCGGAGGGCTCGTCCTCATCAATGGCGTCCCCGCGACCAACACGATGACGACGGTCTCGAACCGCTACGGCATACCGCATATCGTGATTCCGCCGGGGACGATGTTCGTCGTCTCGGGCAAGCCGATGCACATCGGCGATGCGGTCTACAACCTCGGCTCGTCGAGTGTGTGGTTCAGTGGCCGCCGCGCCGTACGCACCCTGATCGATCCCGCGTTTACCTGCTCCGAGCCGGTGCGCCTGCCGACGGGGATCACGATGCCCGTGCCGCTCGGCGCGCCAGTGGTCATTGGTGGGTGGCCGATGCCGGACCTGCAGGCCATGGTGAGCCGCACGATCCGCAATGCAGTGACAGGGCGGATCAAAAAGGCGATTAGCAAGCCACTCGGCAAGCTTGTCGGTCGCATTCCAAACCAGCGATTGAGGCAGCTCCTTGCCACGTACAAGTGCTTCGTCACGGGCGACCCGGTGGACGTGGCGACCGGCCGCATGTTTACGTCGGCGACGGACTTCGACCTTCCGGGGCCGATGCCTCTCACCTTCGAACGGGAGTATTCGAGCGCGGTGAGTGACCGTGACGGAGTTCTCGGTCATGGCTGGTGCCACTCGCTCGACGAAGAGGCGTGGATCGAGCGCGGGCGCGTGGTGTACCGGGGCGGCGACGGTCGCGAGATCCAGTTCGACACCATTGACCTTCCTGGACGGCAGATTCGCGTCGGCGACTCGCTCTACGAGCCTGTGAACCGGCTCTGGCTCTCCTGCGTGCAGGATGGCTTCGACGTGACCACGGCCCAGGGCGAGGTGCACCAGCTTCGACCGGTGCAGGGCGACCGTTGGGCGGGCCGCTTTCGCCTTTCGCGCATCCTCTCGCGCGACGGTCACGCCATCGAGATCGATTACGATGAGCGGGCGTGTCTTGAATGGGTGCGCGACAGCGAAGGGCGTGTGCTCCGATTCGAGCACGACCAGCAGGGGCGCTTGGCGCAGGTGTGGTTGCCGCACCCGAGCGCACCGGGCTTCGTGCCGCACGTGCGCTACGAGTACTCACCCGACGGGAATCTCCTCGCGGTGCACGACGCACTGGGAAACACCGAGCGGTACGAGTACTCGGGCCACCTGATGGTGCGGCGGACGGATCGCACGGGGCTCTCGTTCTACTTCGGCTACGATGGACTCGACGCGAGTGCTTGCTGCGTGCGCACGTGGGGCGATGGCGGGATCTACGATCACGAGCTCGTGTACGACAAGGAGCGTCGGAAGACGGTCGTGACGAACTCGTTGGGCGCGATGACGCTCTACGAGATGAACGAAGCGTTGTTCGTGGTGAAGGTCACCGATGCGCAGGGCGGCGTCATGGAGCTCGCCTACGACGATCAGCTTCGGCAGGTGCGGGAGGTGGAGCCGAGCGGCGAAGTGACCGAGTGGGAATACGATGCACGGGGCAACTGCGTGCGGGTCGTCGAGCCCGGAGGGTTCGCCCGGCGGATGGCGTTCGACCAGCGAGATCAATGCATCTCGGTCGTCGACTCGCTCGGCGCGGAGCACGCGTTGGCGTACGACAATTACGGGCGCGTCGTGACATTGGTCGATCCGCTCGGGCAAGTGACGACGCTGGACTACGAGCGCGGGCGACTCTCCTACTTGCGAACGCCAGATGGCCGTGAGACGCGGTTGGCGTACGATTCCGAGCGACGCCTTGAAACTGTGACGTTGTCCAACGGGGCGACGATGACGCGGCAGTTCGATGCGCTCGGGCGACTGCTCGAAGCTCGTGATGCGCGTGGAGGTGTGCGGCGGTTCGCGTACACGGCTCTGGGAGACGTCACGGCGGTGATGGACCCACTTGGCCTCGTCAGCGAGTACCGCTACGACGGGGAGAGAAACCTCGTCGAAGCTCGCGATCCGAGCCGGCAGCTTCGCCTGACGTACTCGGGTTTCCATCGGGTTGCTGCACGCGAGGAGGCCGGGACGCGGGTGACGTTCGCGTACGACACCGAGCAGCGGCTGACCGCCATCGTGAACGAGGCCGGTGAGCGGCACGAGTTCGAGCTCGACGTCCTTGGCAATGTGCACAAGGAGACGGGATTCGACGGCAGCACGCGAACGTACCTACGGGACAAGAGTGGCCGTGTGACGGAGACGCTGCACCCGAGCGGGCGCTCGAGCAAGGGCGTGTACGATGTTGCGGGCCGGCTCGTCGAGGTGACGCACTCGGACGGGACATTCGCGAAGTTTCAGTACGATGGGTTCGGGCGGCTGGTGGAAGCGGTCAACGAGTCGAGCCACGTGAAGCTCGAACGGGATCGGCTTGGTCGCGTGGTTCGCGAGAGCCAGGACGGCGGGCAGACATGGGTGCGGTCCGCGTACGGATCTGCCGGCGACCGAACGCGGCTCGAGAGTGACCTTGGGGCGTACCAAGCGATCGAGCTCGATGCCCTCGGTGACGTGGTGGCGCTTGCTCACGGTTCGAGGCAGCCGGCTGCCGGGAGGCTTCGATTCCAGCGCGACGTCGCCGGGTTGGAGACCGCGCGCGAGCTGGCCGGTGGAATCCGAGTCGAGTGGGCTCTGGACGCGGAGGGCCGCCCCAGCGAACGCCGCACGACGCGGCACGCGCCTGGGGAAGATGCGGTCTCGTCGTCGCAGCGCGGTTCTTGGGCTCCACTGTGGAGGGCCGCGGGAGACGTCGAGTCGCTCGACGCGCGCAGTTACCTGTGGCGAGGCCGAGACCAACTCGACGCGGTCGTGAGTGCATCGACCGGGCCGACGTTCTATGACCACGATGCACGCGGACGATTGGTGCGCGAACGGCGGCCCGCCGAGCAGCGCGTCGTCGAGCGGGCCATGGACGTGGTCGGCAACGTCTATCGGAGCGCGGACGGGAGCGATCGGCGGTACGGCAAGGGTGGTCGCATCGAGCATGCCGACGGTATTCAGTACGAGCACGATGCGGACGGAAACCTGCTCAAGAGGCTCGAGGTCGACGGACAAGCGTGGCTCTATCGGTGGAACGGGCACGGTTTGCTCGCCGAGGTGGAGCGCCCGGACGGCACGCGCGTGCGCCTCGAGTATGACGCCTTGGGGCGGCGGACGAAGAAGGCCGTCGTCGCGGTGAGCGGTGGTGCAGCCGCGGCGAAGGAGACTCGTTTCGTGTGGGACGGCGACACGGTGCTCCACGAGCTCGACGCCAAGAAGCCCCCAACGACATGGTACTGGGAGCCGGGAACCTTCACACCGGTGATGAAAGAGCAGGCCTCGAAGCGCTGGTGCATCGCCAGCGACCACCTCGGCACGCCCATCGAGATGTACGACGAGCTTGGCGAGATCGCCTGGAAGATGCAGCTCGATACCGTGGGCGTGCCCAGCTTCGAGATCGGCAAGGCAGAGGATTGCCCTTGGCGGTGGCCGGGCCAGTACGACGACCCGGAACTGGAGCTCGCATACAACCGATGGCGCTACTTCAGCCGTCACATCGTCGGGTTCATCTCCGACGATCCACTCGGGATCCAGGGTGGAATGCGCCTTTGCGCGTACCCGGCAGATCCGAGCATGTGGATCGACCCATTGGGTCTGACGGAGTGGTTCATTCGCTACGTCAGCGAAGAGGAGGCCAAACAGTCTGCCAGCAACCTCAAGGGTGACGACAATCTTCACCCGCGCCCCCACGGCAACACGACAGGCCGCGGCCCGAAGTGGATCTCCGAAGAGCAAGGAGAACACCGGCTCGCCAGCCAGGGGCCCTGGCGCCTTCGTATCGCGGCAAAAGATGGAACCACCGCATGGTTGCGTAGCCTCGGTGTGAATTTTGATGACCTTGCGAATGAAAAGGCTGCGCCGAAGCGTGTTATCAACAAGTCCAACGAACGCGGATCACATGGCGTCGGTGTCGATCTCCTTGCTCAACTGAATGATAACATCACCAAAATTACGGCCACTGCCGTTGATAATGGCAAGAATAAGGGCAAGAACAAGAAAAAGGGTGGATGCTAG
- a CDS encoding IS3 family transposase (programmed frameshift), whose translation MAKRKRRVFTPEFKADAVRLCKSGDRTIAQVANDLDLTETALRAWVKRADAQAPKSATSNELTTPEREELAELRRKVKRLEMERENLKKSSNILREGEHVKFAFIDVEKTFWPIQVLCFVLGVSRSGYYAWKARPKSKARTSDEKLATQIEASHKRSRGTYGSPRVHRELRARGIRVARKRVERLMRQHGIAAKRKRRFRRTTDSKHAHPVAANLLERRFDVDLPNTAWVTDVTYVWTLEGWLYLAAILDLYSRRVVGWATSETNDRELALQALRSAVNSRKPPTGLLHHSDRGSPYASADYRAGLERHGFVASMSRKGDCWDNAVAESFFATIKGELIDHENYVTRACAIASIADYIDNFYNPVRRHSSIGYVSPIEFELILLQSNKLSA comes from the exons ATGGCGAAACGGAAACGACGGGTGTTTACGCCCGAGTTCAAGGCAGATGCAGTTCGGCTTTGCAAGAGCGGAGATCGAACCATCGCGCAGGTCGCGAACGACCTCGATCTAACGGAAACGGCGCTGCGAGCTTGGGTCAAGCGCGCCGACGCGCAAGCGCCGAAGAGTGCCACATCGAACGAGCTGACGACGCCGGAGCGTGAGGAACTCGCGGAGCTTCGCCGAAAGGTGAAACGCCTCGAGATGGAGCGCGAGA ATCTTAAAAAAAGCAGCAACATTCTTCGCGAAGGAGAACACGTGAAGTTCGCGTTCATCGACGTGGAGAAGACGTTCTGGCCCATTCAGGTTCTCTGCTTCGTACTCGGCGTCTCGCGAAGCGGCTACTACGCCTGGAAAGCACGGCCGAAGTCGAAAGCCAGGACGAGTGACGAGAAGCTCGCGACGCAGATTGAAGCGTCGCACAAGCGCAGTCGTGGCACCTACGGAAGCCCGCGTGTGCATCGGGAACTGCGGGCTCGGGGCATCCGCGTGGCTCGGAAACGCGTCGAACGCTTGATGCGCCAGCACGGGATTGCCGCGAAACGAAAACGACGCTTTCGTCGCACCACGGACTCGAAGCATGCGCACCCCGTTGCCGCGAATCTGCTCGAGCGACGGTTCGACGTCGATCTTCCGAATACGGCATGGGTGACCGACGTGACGTACGTCTGGACCCTTGAAGGCTGGCTTTACCTCGCCGCGATCCTTGATCTCTATTCGCGACGAGTCGTCGGCTGGGCGACCAGCGAAACCAACGACCGGGAGCTCGCGTTGCAGGCCCTTCGCAGCGCCGTGAACAGCCGAAAACCGCCAACGGGGCTGCTTCATCACTCGGACCGCGGCAGCCCGTACGCGAGCGCCGACTACCGTGCCGGACTCGAACGACATGGCTTCGTGGCGAGTATGAGCCGCAAGGGCGACTGCTGGGACAACGCCGTCGCCGAGAGCTTCTTCGCCACAATCAAGGGCGAGTTGATCGATCATGAAAACTACGTGACGAGGGCTTGCGCGATCGCGTCGATCGCCGACTACATCGACAATTTCTACAACCCCGTTAGACGGCATTCGTCGATTGGTTACGTTAGCCCAATTGAGTTTGAATTAATTTTGTTGCAATCAAACAAGCTGTCCGCATAG